The DNA region TTTATCCCTGGATAATGAAACAGGAAAAGATACAGTGTGTTGTATGATGAGATGGGTGTATGCATGCCTGGTGATCGGGCTGGTCTTGCTGGCGGCGCCGGTCGCGGGGCAGGTTCCGGATGCAGTTACCGTCAGCACGGATACCGCGTGGCTGACGGCGGGGAGCGGTGAGACCGCTGCCATCACGGTGAGTGTGACAAACAGCACCCCGGCGGCCGGGGTGGGGGGCGTCAGGGTTGAGTTGTCGGTGGACGGCACTGATGGAAGCATAACTCCCGCAGAGGTGGTGACGGCCGCGGATGGTAAGGCAACGGCCAGGTTCAGGCCCGGAACGAAGAGCGGGACAGCAAGGATCACGGCAACGGTTTTGTACGAGGGGCTGGATGAACCGCTGACTGACAGTGTCGAGCAGCATATCGACCACGCGGCGCCCTACAGGCTTGCCGGCCTCTGGTACGACCCGGAGGTGATTGTTGGCGAGACGACGGATATCGTTCTCCGGATGGAGGACCGCTACGGGAACCCTGTGGACAGCAGGCGGGTTGCCGAGACGGTGACCTTCATGGTGGGCTCGCCTACCGGGGGGGCGAGGTTTGAAGAAAGCGGCAGCGATAAGGCCACGGTGGAGGTGGATGAGACCGGGAATGCCACCGCGAGGCTTTGTGTCGATACGGTGGCCGGGGAGAATATAGTCTACATCGGGCCACCGGCATCGGCTGGACCGGGCAGGTACATCACCATCACCACTGCCGGGAGTGAGCCGGCCGGGATCGATCTGGTCGTAGATCCCGCGAGCGCCTCGGTTCCGGCGGATGGGGATAAGATGATCAGGCTCACCTACACCCTGCGTGACGCCTTCGGCAACAGCGCTCCCGCGCAGGGGCTCTGGGTGAACGCCACGATACAGCGGGTGGACGGACCTGACGAGCAGAGCGTTCTCCTCTACTCCAACCGTTACGGTCAGGTGATGGTCACCTACGGCCCTGAAGACTCCATGGGCACTGCGACCATCACTGCAACCGCTGCCGCGAACTCAAGCGTGAGCGTAACGCAGGTGGTGGAGTTCACCAGCACCGAGCCTGTGGAGATGGTCCTCTCCGCAAGCCCGCAGTCGATGCCGAGCCGAGATGTCGATCCCGATTCGGTAGCGCAACTCCGGGCGAAGGTGATGGATATCAAGGGGAACCCGGTCGAGGGGGAGACGGTGACGTTTGAGATCGATACCGGTTCGATCAATCACGAAGGGGTCGAGCTGGTCGGCAATCCCTATCTGGGTGAGACACCGGGGCAGAACGAGTTGACAGCCGTGACCGATGAGAACGGCTATGCCACTGTCAGTTTCCACCCGGGAGAGTTTGCCGAACCTGTCGATGGGAAGAGGATCGCGGCGCGAGGGAATGCAACCGTCATAGCCACGTGGGGGACTGCTGTCAGAAACCTCATCCTGACCTGGATGAACTACCCCTACCTCTCGGTGGAGACGGAGGTATCCCCGGCGACTATCGGGATGAACGATACCGTCGATGTAACGATCAGGCTGAAGGGCGATGGGTATGAGTTGCAGCCGGATCCGATAGATGTTGTGCTGGTGATCGATCGGTCGGGGAGTATGAGTGAGACGGACATGGAAGGAGACGAAACGAGGATGGCAGCGGCGAAGGCTGCGGCAAACAACTTTGTTGACCAGATGGACTTTACCCCCGACCAGGACCGGGTGGCGCTGGTCTCGTTTGCCTTCGACGCCACGCTGAACCAGGGGTTGACCAGTGACTCTGACAAGATTAAGGGCGCGATCAACAACAGCCTGTCAGCGGAAGGTGCAACGAACATGAGGCTGGCGTATTACACCGCGATCAAGTACCTCAAGGAGAACGGAAGGTCCAATGCAGTCAAGGCAGTCATCCTCATGAGCGACGGCGACTGGAACTACCATGGTTCCCCACTCGCGAAAGGAACTGGTTACCCGGATAGCGATCTCCACCTTTCAACACGGTATCCGCAGTATAATACTGCTATCCTCTCTGGTTACCCTTGGAGTGGGTCCGACTATGACTTCGGGAGTGAAAAGTACGAGTGGTATCAGGCTCTCCCTGATCCAAACGGTACGCTGGATAGACAGTCGAGTTGGTATCGATACTCTCCATATTACCGGGAATATAACGGTAGAGTCTGCGACAACGGTCAGTTTACCAACCAGAACATGTCGGTGTACGCCAATAGCGGCAATGAAACCGATAAAGTGAGAATCTACAGCATTGGGTTTGCTTCGGTGCTGAATTCCAATGTTGAGGAAGATCTTGGTGTTCTGTCCGAGGCGACCGGGGGCGAATACGTCTGGGCAGGGAACGAGGACGAACTCCGGGAAGTCTATACCACGATCGCCGGCGAACTCAAGACCGAGGCCGGCGTCAACACCACGATGACCGTCTTCGAGAATGTTGAGGTGAACGAAACGCCCATAGACGCGTTCAAAGTGTTTGACTACAGGCACGAGAATGGAGTCTCCACCTACATACTTAACAAGAGCGGAAACGACACCATCCTCTATGAAGGCACCATCGACCAGACCACCGGGTGGAAAAACAATCACAACCTCCACTTTGACATCGGCACCATCCATCTCAACCAGGTCTGGGAGGCCAAAATCCGCCTCGCGGTGAATTCATCATACGAGGCGGGCGACTACAATAACATCAACATCTTCGGCCCTGGCGCAAGCCTCTCGTTTAACAACGGTGAAGACACGCTCGATCTCCCGGATACCTTCCTCACAGTCCTCCCCGACCTGAACAACACAGGTATAACGTCCGCCTGGCTCGAGGTGGATCTTGAGGACCCGAAACTCCCGGCCGACCAGGAGTCGTTCACCGACACCGTCCCGCTGAAGTGGACGATCACCTACAACGGCACCAGTGAGATCCATGAGACGCTTGCATACTCAAACGATAAACTATCCTGGACGGTCTTCTGGAAAAAGACGGTTGCCAACTCGACCACAGGGGACAACGCCTGGCTGGACGCAAGAAGCCTGCCCGCCGGTGACTACTGGATCCGGCTCACCGCCTCGGCGGCTGACGCACCCGACGCCAGGGATACAACAAATACCACGATTCCTATCGGGAGCACGTCCCGCGCCTACATAAAGATCGAGTAACCCCCAAACCCTTTTTCGCGCATATGATTGAATGGCGCCCTTCAGGAAACCTGATAGTTCTCACGAGGAAACCAGAAGACCTGCATCTTACGCGTGTGTCTCCCGCTCGCGGGATGGGGCGGGCAAGTGTCTGGCGATTGGCCCGGATACCGTGCCCCTGGGTGGAGAGAGGATCTTCGAGGAGTTTCTCGCCTGAAACCGGCTGAAGAAATCTCCACCGTGGCAGTGTATCGATAGGGAATCACCCCCTCACCTGTCTCTTGCGTAACCCCCATCTCTCACCGGGATAACGAATCCCTCGCGCCCCCCACGCATCCCTTCATCAAATGCCTTCACCAGACCAGCGCATCGGTCTGGTAACCTCGTGGAAGACCGGCTTTGCAAGCCCGCCTGAACGATGGCGTCATGGCATCTTGCAGGGAGGGAGCGCCTTCCACGCCGGAGTGAGCATGAACCAGCGCGAGAACGGCAAAAAACAGCGGACCCAGCGGGAGTTGAACCCGCGTCCTTGGGTTCGAAGCCCAAAAGGATGTCCCCTACCCCATGGGTCCCCACATCGGTTTCTATCATAAGATATTAAGCGTTTTTATAGCACTACTCTATACGATGATCCTCTCGTCCAGCGAAATCGTTCGACGGCTCCATGACGGCGATCTCGTCATCGAACCATACCACGCTGCGTCCCAGCAACCGGCATCCTACGACCTGCGTGCCTGCGAAACAACCGTCCTCCCGCGCGGCGAATGCAGACTTGTAGCCTCGATCGAGCGTGTGGAACTCCCGGAAGACCTGGCAGGGACACTCCGGTGCCGCTCCTCGTTCGCCCGCCGCGGCGTCCTCCTCGGCGGCGGGTTTGTCGACCCCGGGTTCCGCGGCCACCTGACGCTCTGCCTTACAAACGCCGGCAGAGAAGAGATCCATGTCCAGGAGGGTGACCGCGTCGTCCAGATCGTCCTCCATGAGGTCCTGAACGCCGACCGGGCCTATGCCGGCCGCTACCAGGACAGCGTTGGCGTGGTGCACACCCGATGACCCCCTCCATCCGCTCTGAACGGAAGTACCTCGAGATCCTGCGGATCCTGGCCGAGTCGCACGAACCGCTGGGCGCAAAGAGACTGAGCGAGAAGATGGCCGAACGCGGGTTCGTCCTGAGCGACCGCGCCGTCCAGTACTACCTCCAGTACCTCGACGAGATGGGGTTTACAGCGAAGGTCGGGAACCGCGGCCGCCTCCTCACCGAGGCCGGGATCGCCGAGAGCAAGCGGGCGCTTGTCGAGGAGCAGATCGGGTTCATCATATCAAAACTCGAACGGCTCGCCTTCAGGAGCACCTTTGACCCTCTGACCGGCAAAGGAACCGTCGCCTACAACCTCTCCCTCGTCCGTGAGGAGGACCTCCCCGGCGTCACAGCGGCCTTCGACGAGGTGGCAAAAACGGGCTACGGGTTCCTGAACACCTACCGGGTCGTCGAGACCGACCCCAGGATACCTGACGGCCATATCGGGATCATGACGGCATGCAGCATCACCCTGGACGGCGTCCTCCAGAGGAAGGGCATCCCCACAAGGCTCGAGTACGCCGGCAGGATCGCCGTCGACGAGAACGGTTCGGCAAGTTTCCTCGACCTCATCGGCTACCGCGGAACGTCAGTCGACCCGCTCCACCTCTTCGTCTCCGCCGGGCTCACATCGATCAACCGGCTCGTGACGACCGGAGCGGGCGTGGCGCTTGCAAACGTCCGTGCAGTCCCCTCGGCCGCAGGCTCAAGGGTTGAAGAGGTTGTCGGCCTGATGGAAGAGCGGGGGTTCAACTTCCCGGCCAGGAGAGGCATCGGTGAGTTCAACCTCCCCGAACACCCCTACCGGCTATTCATCGTCGCGTTCACAGGGATGAACATGGTGGGAAGCGCCATTGAGAAGGGCTACACCGTCAAAACAGAGATCGGCGCCGGAACGACGCCTTTTGAAGACCTGGTTGGCGCTACAGGATCCAGGTGATCCCGTCGTCTGGCTCTTCCTCTTCGCGGGCGGCTGCATCAAGCACCCGGAGTTTCCCCCGTCCCGGTTCGACCTCTTTTGGCCTGGGCCCCGGCCTGGCGGCGCCATCCGGCAGCCTGTCCTTCGGTGCAGGCACCCCTCCATGCATCCGCACCCCCGCCTCATCAAAGAGGTCGTCCCTCGGCCGCTGGCCGTGGCCGAACGTGACGCGCTCACCGCTTAAAGCCCCCTCCTTCGGCCGCTGCACCGGCTTAAAGGACGCCGAACCGCTCATACCATCATCCCTTGGCGCCGTCTTCTCAACACGAATACCCTTCAGGTCAAATGTGCTGTTCTTCGGCGCGGGCACCGAGGACGTCACAGAGGCCGACCCCGCAAGGTCGATCTCCCGTCCACTCTCCCTGGGCGGGAGGATGAGGTCTCCATCCTCCTCTCTCTTCCCCGGTTTTGGGGAGATATCGATCGTCTCATCTTTTTGCCTGGTGCCGGCACCAGCCGGCATATCGATCATCTCATCCTTCTCCATCATCGTCTCATCACCGTATTCAGCCCACTCCGGAGAGAGAACCTCAAAAGAAGAGGCATGATCATCCCCCTCGAGATCCCCTGGTGCCCGGGATGCCTCCTCCTCGCACTCAAGCATGTAATCCGCCCGGATGTTCTGGATTTCTCCAACCCTCGGTATGTTTGAGAGCCCCGAGAGCACGACTATGATCCCCACATACGCCGTGTTCCGCACCGGGTAGTCGCCGGAACGCATCTCGAGCCCCGCGATGCTCCTGTCAATCCATTTGCGGACTGCATGGAACCCCTTCATCGAGAGTTCGGCCGAAGGGCCGGCGATCAGAACCAGCGCCTTGTCAGCGCTCGTGAGGTCGCAGGGGATCGATATATCCTCATAGACCGCCCGCTTTGCAAGCGAGATTATCCGTGCGGTTCTCTCGTGCGAGCCCTGGATCAGATCCTTCAACGACCGCCTCCGGCGGAGGAGGTTCGTCAACCCCGTTGGCAGACGCTCCGTGGCGTAACCGACCGCGACAAGCCCCCCATCCTTCAGGGTGTTGAGTACCTCCCCCGCGTCCAGGACCACCTCGGCGACCTCAACCCCGCCCTCGTTGAACTCCCCGGCACGCAGGAGAAGCCCTACCTGACGGGCAATCCGTTCATTGAGCATGTTGTAGTGCGTTCTCGGGTCTGGTGCTTCAAGCGGCTGGCGCCGCCGGCCGGAACCGCCAGCGCTCTCCGGTCTCTCGCAGGCCAGAAGCTTCCTCGACCAGGTCTCGTTATCAAAGAGGATGACCCCGTCGACCAGTTCCTGGAGCATCTCAAGGTCATCAGCGGCTTTGGCCGAGACCCGTTTACCCTCGCCGAGGCAGGGTAGGATGGCAAGGGCAAAAATAGGCTCAACATAGGATACCCGGATCTTCTCGATTATGAACGGCGCGATATCGATGACGCTGCCCCCCAGCCCGCAGCAGATCAGGATCGAGTCGATCTCGATCGTATCCATGCGCTGAAGGCGGGTCATCACCTCATCGATATCTATCAAATCTGCTGCAGCCGCATGATCGGTTATATTGACGCCCGGAAAGAAGATCCGGGCATCGTTCGGGAGGTGGGGAAGCTGGAGCAGGGAGTTTGGATCAACATCGATAACCACCGCGTTCGTGCAATGAACTCCACTTCGCTGGTCGTGGTCATAGAGTTTGTCCACCACCCTCGACCCGGCGCCGCCAAGCCCGATTGTCAGAACGCGCATACCGATTATACCCCTTACCTGGCACCTTCCATGTACAGCCGAAGAGATTCTGCCGCGAAAGAAGCATGGAACCTATCGAGAACTATTGATGATTATATGGTCGGACGAAGATATATATTTCCCTGCGACATTTAACGCCGATGGGTAGCCTTAACCATTCCGGATTGCTCGCAAGATGGGGTTGTTAGACCAGCCGATACCCTGTAAAACCCTCCACCCACCCACTTTTCGAGCTGCGTACACGATTGGGTGCAGTCCGGCCGAGCACAAAATGATAATTTATATAACTTCCTGCACGTAACTACTCAATGAGGTGAATAGCCTTGACTACATATGGAATTGAATTTGTGCCCGGAGCAATCAACGTAAAGCAGGTGGTGAAGTACACCAAGCTTGCAGAGTCAAAGGACATCGACTACGCCTGGATCACCAACCACTACAACAACCGCCACGCATACCCGACCCTTGCCATGATCGCGGCAAACACCGATACGATCAAGCTAGGACCGGGTATCATGAACACCTTCACCGACACCCCGGCAGCGATAGCGTCCTTTGCGGCCACCTTAAACGAGATCTCAGACGGACGCGCAATCCTTGGTATCGGGCCCGGCGACCTCTCGACGCTTCCCAAGATCGCGATCCAGCCCGTCAAGCCCCTCGCCCGCCTGCGCGAAGGTGTTGAGCAGATCCGGAAACTCCTGACCGGCGAAGAGGTCAAGAAGACCGGCAAGATGGAGTTCTTCGACTACGACGGCGCCAAGCTGACAGGTGTAACCCTGCCCGGCAAGAAGGGGATCCCGATCTACATCGGAGCCCAGGGACCCAAGATGCTCGAACTCGCCGGTGAGATCGGTGACGGTGCCCTGATCAACGCCTCCAACCCGAAGGACTTCGAGGTTGCCATTCCGATCATCAAACAGGCAATGGATAAGGTCGGCAAGAAGAGTTTCGACGTCGGCGCCTACACGGCCATGTCCATCGACATGGACGAGAAGAAGGCCCGGAACGCCGCGAAGATCGTTGCCGCGTTCATCGCCGCCGGATCACCGCCCGATCTCCTCAAGCGCCACAACCTTGACCTGAACAACGTCGCCAAGATCAAGGAGGCGCTCGGTCGCTTCGACTTCAAGACCGTCGGTGGACTCGTCGGCGACGCCGAGATCGACGCCTTCACCATCGCCGGAACCCCCGACATGGTCAAGCAGAAGTGCGAGGATCTCGCGAAGGCTGGAGTTACCCAGATCATCTTCGGCTCGCCGCTCGGCCCCGACATGACCACCTCCATCCGCCTACTGGGCAAGTACATTGTCTGAGGCGGGAGAAAAACACCATTGCTTTTTTTATAGATACCACCGCTGAAGTTTACTCCGCTATCTCCATCCTCCTCATCCGCTGTTCTGACAGGTTTATACACCCGGCAAACCAACTGGGATACGGAGGGCCATGTTCACCATAGAAGAGACCCGGACGAGACGAGGGATCCTGCAGTACCGCAGGGAGAGCCTCACCGGGCTCCAGTGCAGGATCAGCCCCGGCCGGATGGAAAGAGAGATCGACACCGCTCCTATAATGCCACCCTCACGTGATGACTGCCCCTTCTGCCCCGGCGTCCTGGAGACCTCGACCCCGACGTTTGAAGACGGCAGCCGAATCCGGCGCGGGGAGAGCGTCACGTTCCCGAACCTCTACCCTTTTGCCGGCCGCCACGTCGTCACGGTGATCACACCTGAGCATGCACCCGATCGGTTTGAGAGGAAAAACCTCACCGATGCCATATCCAGCACATTTGAGGCGCTGATCAGATTTCCTGGATATGCAAGCATCAACTGGAACTACCTCCCTTCAGCCGGTGCAAGCATCTTTCATCCCCACCTCCAGGGGATCGCCGATGAGAAACCCACCCATCTGGCTGAGATCTACCTCACCGCCGGCCGCCGCTACCTTGCCAAACACGGTCACCCATACTGGGACGACTTCGTGGAGCACGAACGCACCTCGGAACGGTTTCTCTTCGAGGACGAGATCTTCTGGTCGGCAAACCCCGTCCCCCTTGGCGAGAGAGAGGTCAGGGGTATCCTCCCCATATCGACGCTTGAGGAGTTCGAGCCACATATCGAACCGCTGGCAGACGGCATCCTCCGGGTCATCGACTTCTACCGGGGTCTTGGCACATACGCGTTCAATGCCGCAATCTACTTTGACAGAGACGGAAACTCCGGGAGTGGGCATCGAGCGTTCTGCTCCATAATCGCCCGTTTAAACCCGAACACACTCTCCATGTGCGACTCGGCGTTCATGGAGAGGCTGCACCTCGAACCCGTCATCCTGACGCTCCCTGAGGACCTTGGCGCACTCTTCAGGAGAAAGAGATCCGGCAAGACATCCACCACCCATTGAACCCGCTCTCGCGGGATCGGTCTCACCGGACGCCGTTCTCCTGGAGGCGGCAAACGACCCGGAAATATGGGCTGCAAGGCGTTTCAAGAGCCTTCGGGGCCGGCCTTCCGGCTTGAGGACATCCCGTGCGGCGGGGTGAAGGGTTCGCGGTATGCAACTCGAGGAGAGTATGGCGATCCGGTTCATCTGCCATGAACCGCACCCGAGACCTAATTATCCATGCGGACTCAATACTGATCCAATGAAACAGATTGCCCTCTACGGGAAAGGGGGAATCGGGAAATCCACCACTGCAGCAAATCTCTCGGCAGCACTTGCAGAAGAGGGGCTCGATATCCTGCAGATCGGCTGCGACCCCAAACACGACAGCACCCGTATGCTGGTCCACGGCACATGGATCCCGACAGTCCTCGACCTCATCCGGGAGCGCGGAGACGCAGACATCACCGTCGACGACGTAGTCTACAGGGGCTTCGCGGGCGTGCGC from Methanoculleus receptaculi includes:
- a CDS encoding galactose-1-phosphate uridylyltransferase is translated as MFTIEETRTRRGILQYRRESLTGLQCRISPGRMEREIDTAPIMPPSRDDCPFCPGVLETSTPTFEDGSRIRRGESVTFPNLYPFAGRHVVTVITPEHAPDRFERKNLTDAISSTFEALIRFPGYASINWNYLPSAGASIFHPHLQGIADEKPTHLAEIYLTAGRRYLAKHGHPYWDDFVEHERTSERFLFEDEIFWSANPVPLGEREVRGILPISTLEEFEPHIEPLADGILRVIDFYRGLGTYAFNAAIYFDRDGNSGSGHRAFCSIIARLNPNTLSMCDSAFMERLHLEPVILTLPEDLGALFRRKRSGKTSTTH
- a CDS encoding dCTP deaminase, which produces MILSSSEIVRRLHDGDLVIEPYHAASQQPASYDLRACETTVLPRGECRLVASIERVELPEDLAGTLRCRSSFARRGVLLGGGFVDPGFRGHLTLCLTNAGREEIHVQEGDRVVQIVLHEVLNADRAYAGRYQDSVGVVHTR
- a CDS encoding tubulin/FtsZ family protein; its protein translation is MRVLTIGLGGAGSRVVDKLYDHDQRSGVHCTNAVVIDVDPNSLLQLPHLPNDARIFFPGVNITDHAAAADLIDIDEVMTRLQRMDTIEIDSILICCGLGGSVIDIAPFIIEKIRVSYVEPIFALAILPCLGEGKRVSAKAADDLEMLQELVDGVILFDNETWSRKLLACERPESAGGSGRRRQPLEAPDPRTHYNMLNERIARQVGLLLRAGEFNEGGVEVAEVVLDAGEVLNTLKDGGLVAVGYATERLPTGLTNLLRRRRSLKDLIQGSHERTARIISLAKRAVYEDISIPCDLTSADKALVLIAGPSAELSMKGFHAVRKWIDRSIAGLEMRSGDYPVRNTAYVGIIVVLSGLSNIPRVGEIQNIRADYMLECEEEASRAPGDLEGDDHASSFEVLSPEWAEYGDETMMEKDEMIDMPAGAGTRQKDETIDISPKPGKREEDGDLILPPRESGREIDLAGSASVTSSVPAPKNSTFDLKGIRVEKTAPRDDGMSGSASFKPVQRPKEGALSGERVTFGHGQRPRDDLFDEAGVRMHGGVPAPKDRLPDGAARPGPRPKEVEPGRGKLRVLDAAAREEEEPDDGITWIL
- a CDS encoding VWA domain-containing protein; the encoded protein is MMRWVYACLVIGLVLLAAPVAGQVPDAVTVSTDTAWLTAGSGETAAITVSVTNSTPAAGVGGVRVELSVDGTDGSITPAEVVTAADGKATARFRPGTKSGTARITATVLYEGLDEPLTDSVEQHIDHAAPYRLAGLWYDPEVIVGETTDIVLRMEDRYGNPVDSRRVAETVTFMVGSPTGGARFEESGSDKATVEVDETGNATARLCVDTVAGENIVYIGPPASAGPGRYITITTAGSEPAGIDLVVDPASASVPADGDKMIRLTYTLRDAFGNSAPAQGLWVNATIQRVDGPDEQSVLLYSNRYGQVMVTYGPEDSMGTATITATAAANSSVSVTQVVEFTSTEPVEMVLSASPQSMPSRDVDPDSVAQLRAKVMDIKGNPVEGETVTFEIDTGSINHEGVELVGNPYLGETPGQNELTAVTDENGYATVSFHPGEFAEPVDGKRIAARGNATVIATWGTAVRNLILTWMNYPYLSVETEVSPATIGMNDTVDVTIRLKGDGYELQPDPIDVVLVIDRSGSMSETDMEGDETRMAAAKAAANNFVDQMDFTPDQDRVALVSFAFDATLNQGLTSDSDKIKGAINNSLSAEGATNMRLAYYTAIKYLKENGRSNAVKAVILMSDGDWNYHGSPLAKGTGYPDSDLHLSTRYPQYNTAILSGYPWSGSDYDFGSEKYEWYQALPDPNGTLDRQSSWYRYSPYYREYNGRVCDNGQFTNQNMSVYANSGNETDKVRIYSIGFASVLNSNVEEDLGVLSEATGGEYVWAGNEDELREVYTTIAGELKTEAGVNTTMTVFENVEVNETPIDAFKVFDYRHENGVSTYILNKSGNDTILYEGTIDQTTGWKNNHNLHFDIGTIHLNQVWEAKIRLAVNSSYEAGDYNNINIFGPGASLSFNNGEDTLDLPDTFLTVLPDLNNTGITSAWLEVDLEDPKLPADQESFTDTVPLKWTITYNGTSEIHETLAYSNDKLSWTVFWKKTVANSTTGDNAWLDARSLPAGDYWIRLTASAADAPDARDTTNTTIPIGSTSRAYIKIE
- a CDS encoding DUF128 domain-containing protein — protein: MTPSIRSERKYLEILRILAESHEPLGAKRLSEKMAERGFVLSDRAVQYYLQYLDEMGFTAKVGNRGRLLTEAGIAESKRALVEEQIGFIISKLERLAFRSTFDPLTGKGTVAYNLSLVREEDLPGVTAAFDEVAKTGYGFLNTYRVVETDPRIPDGHIGIMTACSITLDGVLQRKGIPTRLEYAGRIAVDENGSASFLDLIGYRGTSVDPLHLFVSAGLTSINRLVTTGAGVALANVRAVPSAAGSRVEEVVGLMEERGFNFPARRGIGEFNLPEHPYRLFIVAFTGMNMVGSAIEKGYTVKTEIGAGTTPFEDLVGATGSR
- a CDS encoding 5,10-methylenetetrahydromethanopterin reductase; protein product: MTTYGIEFVPGAINVKQVVKYTKLAESKDIDYAWITNHYNNRHAYPTLAMIAANTDTIKLGPGIMNTFTDTPAAIASFAATLNEISDGRAILGIGPGDLSTLPKIAIQPVKPLARLREGVEQIRKLLTGEEVKKTGKMEFFDYDGAKLTGVTLPGKKGIPIYIGAQGPKMLELAGEIGDGALINASNPKDFEVAIPIIKQAMDKVGKKSFDVGAYTAMSIDMDEKKARNAAKIVAAFIAAGSPPDLLKRHNLDLNNVAKIKEALGRFDFKTVGGLVGDAEIDAFTIAGTPDMVKQKCEDLAKAGVTQIIFGSPLGPDMTTSIRLLGKYIV